The genomic stretch CATCGTTGGTTTTTACTTCCCAAAGAAAACCAGTGACGTTGTCGCGGGTGCAGGCCCAATCTTTGGGACCGGTACCAAGAACAGCGGAGGCGGGAAGCTCGCTGCCGTCGTTAGCAATTTTTGTGAAATCAAAACCAGCCGCACCAGCACCGATTTTGGTGAGTTGACCGGCGGCGGCAGCAGCATCGCGCCCGTAGCGGCCATCCTGGCGTGGATTGACGGCGCTGTCACCGCTGGTCGCGGCGGTGCAGGTACCCCAAATACCACCGTCATCCTGGCATTGAGTGATGCCAGTATCGTTCAGAGCACCGAGGGTGCCGACGGCGGAGGAAATGCCTGGAAGGGTCAAAAGGCAAATAAAAACTAAGTGTGATAGTAAGGAAAACATAAAGTATCTCCAGAACATAGCTATTGTGGAAATTACGCTAACTTTAATCATTCTATACGAAGTGAAGTCGCAGAATCCATCTACATAGATTCTGCGTTCTGCGACTGCGCGCAGAATGACACGGGCGCTAACGCGTCCTCCGCGCAGAATGACAGAAAAAAACTCAATCCTGTTAGGAGTTACGCAGTTGAAAAATAGGTTCAAAATTTTCAGTCAGTTACATCAGATACCTATCTGATGACTTTCCATGGAAATCAAACGATTAAAATTCAACTGCGTAACTCCTATCCTGTATAGAGTTACAAATTCAACTGCGTAACTCCTAAACCTAATTAACTCAAGTTGCTAACTATTTGCCTTTCTCCCCTCTCCCTTTGGGAGAGGGGCTATTTGGTTATCCACCATAATAGGTAGCAACTTGGATTACTTATAGAAATTCTGCGTTCTGCGACTGCGCGCAGAATGGCACGGGCGCTAACGCGTCCTCCGCGCCTTGATGCGTTTAATTTCGGCCAGAGCCGTTTCTTTTTCACGTAGTGCGAATTCCTTTTCTAGCATGGCTTGATTTTCACGCTGAAGGGCTGTTTCCTTCTCTTTCATAGCTGCTTCTTTCTCTTTCATAGCTGCTTCTTTCTCTTTCATAGCTGTTTCCTTTTCTTTTATAGCTGCTTCCTTTTCTTTCATAGCTGTTTCTTTTTCTTTTATAGCTGCTTCCTTTTCTTGCAAAGCTTGATTTTCACGCTCAAGGGCTGCTTCCTTTTCCTTTAACGCTGCCTGTTCGCGCAATAACGCATGAAGTTTTTCTCTCCGCTCTTCATCCATTTCTCTCTGTATCGTTTTCTGCTCACGCAGGTAGTTCTGACGAGCCTGATAGGCATGATAATTACGCTCCTTTTCGGAAAATTGACGCAAGGTGGTCATCGCCTGTTTCATCTCCAGGGTAGTCATCCAGTCGGGTAGTTCATCATCATCGAATTGTTCCGCTTTGTTAAAAAATTGCAACCAACGCTCTTGTTCATTTTTTACCACGCTTGCCTTGAATTTATTCAGTTCCAGCAACCAGATTCCACCATGATTCAACAATGTTCGACCTTTTGTATCGCGGAGCAGGTGACAAGCATGGATGTAGTCATTATCGGTTGCAATTAAATTTTCAGCCAGCAGCCAGATGGAATAGGTTGGTTTTAGCAGGCCATAATCATCGCCGCTTAGAAGCTGCTTGCTGTAAATATCCGCCCAAGTATAAAGAATTCTGGCTAGCAGCGAGCTGTGGCTAATCATCTGGATTTCAATTTGATATATTTGTTTCCGCTCATCCCTAGCTTTGACATCGACGATGCTGAGTTTATCGTCAAGAAATTCCTTTTCGTTATAGGGATTAAGGATTTCAACGGTGGTGATTGGAGCAGCTAGGTCACCTGCGAGGATGGCGTTGAGAAAATGCGCAAGAAGGTTGCGATTTTTCCGCGAGCCAAGCAGCGCCTTAAAGACACAATCAATTTTTGGATCTATTCTGTGTTTCATAAATTTTTTGTTTTATCTATGGAATGATTGACAATTTTGTTTTCTTAAAATTGAGGGTGTAAAATGTTCTTTATCACAAAAAACAAGTTCAGACAAGATTGATGGAAATAATTTTCAAAATCGATTTTAATTGAATAGGGTGCTACTAATTAATTTACTCATGCGCAAGGCGGCAATTCCGTCATCGTAATAATCGAGAACACGTCCAATTTTATGGTAATCAGCGCGATGGTAAAGGTTCTGGGCACTGTCGTTGTCTTCCCTCACTTCCAAGACCATGCTTGTTCGACCATAATCACGGGCGGCAAGCTCGCCGGCGTTCAACAACGCGCGCCCGATGCCTTGTCCGCGCGCAGACTGATCCACAACGATTGAGTAAAGATATGCTTTACTGCTATTGCGACGGTAAAGTATCACCACATTTCCTATCAATGTGTTTGTTCCTTCCGCAACCAACAAGTCTGCGTGTCCATGCCGTAGTAAGTACAAAAAACCGCGTCGGCTGATGCGATCTCCGTGAAACCAACTCTCTAAGCGGAGCAGTTCGTTAAGGTCGCAGCGACGGGCGCGACGGATCAGGTAGTGATTAGACATGATTTGATCTGAATAATTGTTGAATAATTTTATTAAGAAATAACCGTGTTTGTCGTCTCCATCCTAGTTTGATACCCTATAATGGAGACAAAAAATTGCAAATAACGTTATGATATACTTAATAATGGTAGTTTATCATTTTAACGTTCATTGTAATCCACCCTGATTTAGTTAACGCTAAAAATGGTTAAAATAAAATTAGGATTTGAATTTCATACTTTTTCAAGGAATTTATTATGTTTCAACGCATAAAAATAGGTACAAGGCTCTGGGGGGGATTTGGTCTGGTATTGATATTGTTCGCTGTGGTGATTGGCATCGGAGTGAACAGCATGATCAATCTCGATGAGACCATCGATAAAATAGTTAATGACCGCTACCCAAAAACGGTACTGGCCAACGATGTCATCCATCAGGTTAATTTTGTTGCCCGTAAGATTCGAAATATTTTACTAATGAAGGACCATGAGAAGGAAAAACCGGAGCTAGAAGGTATTTTTGAGGCACGTCGAATCATTAGCGAAAAACTGGACGCGCTGGAAAAAACCGTGGTATCCGAAAAGGGCAAGGAACTGTTGTCCAATATTCGTGGTAATCGCAAAGCGTATCTTGTCCTTCAGGAACGCTTTTTGGAAATGGTTAAGGATAACCTTTGGGATGAAGGAACAAAATTGGCGCTTAACGATTTGAGGTCCGTGCAAGAAACCTACAGGAAGAGCGTTGAGGCACTGATCGCTTATCAAGGAAAATTGATGGAACAGGAAGGAACAAACGCTCTGGAACTTGAAAAACAATCAATTACCTTAGTGCTGTTACTTGGAGGGGTTTCATTGGCATTGACCATGGGCCTGGCGTTGTGGATCGGATTAAGTGTAACCAGGCCACTGAGCAAGACCGTTGACCTCATCAGTCGCATTGGACGCGGAGACATTCCCGATCCGGTGCAGGAAACCTGGCCGGGAGAATTCGATGTCGTTCGAGAAAGCATCAATAACGCCGGAGTTTCCGTTCATACTCTCATTGCTGACGTTCGCACCCTCACCCAAGCGGGAGCTGAGGGAAATTTGATGGTGCGCGCCGACGCCAGCCGTCATCAAGGTGATTACCAACGCATTGTGGATGGATTCAACGCCACGCTCAACGCGGTGGTCGCGCCGGTCACCGAGGTGATGCGTGTCATGGCAGCAGTCGAAAAAGGTATCCTCGATCAACAGATTGCCAGCGAGTACCAGGGTATGCTGGGTCAACTGCGTGATTCGGTCAACAACACCGTCGCCCAACTCGGGCACACCATTGAGGAAGTGACTCGCACAAGTGGTGAATTGGCCAACGCTGCCTCGCAGGTCGAAGCTACTGCCCAGGCATTAAGTCAGGCTACCAGCGAGCAGGCGGCCAGCGTCGAAGAGACCAGTGCTGCCGTGGAAGAAATGAGCGCCTCCATCACTCAAAATGCCGATAACGCCCTGGTTACCAACACCCGTGCGATTCAAGCGGCCACCGAGGCCAGTGAAGGCGGTACCGCAGTGACCGCAACAGTTGCGGCCATGAAACAGATTGCCACTAAAATTGGGATCATCGATGACATTGCCTACCAGACCAATCTACTTGCCTTGAACGCCGCCATTGAGGCGGCGCGCGCTGGAGAGCATGGCAAGGGCTTCGCAGTGGTGGCCGCCGAGGTGCGTAAGCTCGCCGAGCGCAGTCAGGTCGCAGCCCAAGAGATCGGTGAATTGGCAATCAGCAGCGTGGCGCTTGCTGAGAAAGCAGGAACCCTGCTAGGTCAAATTGTCCCCGCGATCACCACTACCTCGGATTTAGTCCAAGAGATCGCGGCGGCTTCTAAGGAACAATCGGGCGGTGTTAGTCAAATCAACACTGCCATGGGTCAGTTGTCGCAACTCACTCAGACCAACGCCAGCTCCGCCGAACAACTCGCAGCGACCGCCGAAGAATTGGGTGCCCAAGTTACTCAACTTCAGGATTTGGTCGGCTTCTTTCAGATCACCGAACAAACAAACGTCCGCCGGGGAACCACCACGCAACGTGCTGAACCCAACAAGAAGGCTCAAAGTCATTCACTACGTCCAAACGTCTCTCCCCGGCTGCTCGCCCGTGCGCAAGGGATAGTGAAAGGCAAGCCCGAGGCGAAAGGAAAATCAACCGTTACCATGGACAACTTTGAGGAATTTTGAGTATCAGCAATCGCTGTTGTTAATTTCATAGTTTTTTAGCGAGACGATAATCATGCATCACTTAACCAAATCCGGGTCCAGTTTACCAACCAAAGGTGGAACGTTAGCTACGCAGGCCGCCGCGTTCGCGGTCGAGATTCAACAGTATCTAAGTTTTGTTGTCGCCGGCGAGACCTACGCTATTGGAATTCTCGATGTAAAGGAAATTCTTGAATACGTTGGAGTGGGACGAGTGCCGATGATGCCGCCGACCATTCGTGGAATCATTAATTTACGTGGCAAAGTAGTTCCTGTGATCGACCTTGGGGTGCGTTTTGGCGGTATGCCTACTGAACCCTCGCGGCGTACCTGCATTGTGATTGTCGAAGTCGAAACCAACGGTGAACGACACGATATGGGGGTAATGGTGGACGCGGTCAACGAGGTGCTTGATATCTCCTCGGAAAACATCGAACCGCCGCCCACTTTCGGCACAACCATCCGTACCGATTTCATTCGAGGCATGGGGCGGGTGGGTGAACGTTTTGTCATCCTGCTGGATGTGAAAATGGTACTGTCGGTGGAAGAACTATCTCAAATCCACGCATTAATGTCGGCACACTAACAATTTGATGCCCTAGCACTTTTTTCGAGATAGCTTTATTAAAGGTAATTCTCTTGAAGCATTTTCTGGAAAATTTACTGACTGTCGCCTTGGCGCAATTACGAATCGAAGGGTGGTTGCCACCTCCGGGCGATGATACGCACACGGTGGTTGTGGAACGCACCCGAGATCGCGTCCATGGAGATTTTGCGAGCAATTTGGCGCTAACCCTGGCAAAACAGGCCAAACGAAAACCGCGCGAGCTGGCTGATGCGCTGCGTGCGCGACTGCCATCCGATCCACGACTGGATCGCGTGGAAGTGGCTGGGCCGGGCTTTCTAAATTTTTTTCTGACCTCACGCGCTTATCAGGATGTAGTGGCGCATATCCTGGAGGAAGGAAAAAACTTTGGGCGGTTAAACCTCGGGGCTGGTCGCCTGGCCCAGGTTGAATTTGTCTCCGCCAATCCTACTGGCCCATTGCATGTTGGACACGGACGCGGCGCGGCTTATGGTGCAGCAGTCGCCGATTTGCTGGCGGCGGTGGGCTTCCGCGTGCAGCGGGAATACTACGTTAATGATGCTGGTCGCCAGATGGATATCCTGGCAATCAGTGTCTGGTTGCGTTATCTAGAACTGTGCGGCGAAACTTTGCGCTTTCCCAGCAATGGTTATCAGGGCAACTATGTCTGGGACATCGCGGCGACGCTCCATCGAACCCATGGAGAGGATCTGCGGATTGCTGCCGAGGTGGTCTTCACCGGGGTACCCGAGGATGCCGCGAACGCGGAAGAGCGCGCTGCGGGAATTGGACCAAACGGAGACATGGAAACCCATGTTGACGGCCTGATCAGTCGAGCCAAGCATTTGTTGGGAGACAAAATTTATCGAATGCTGTTTGACCTGGGACTCAACACCATCCTGAATGATATCCGTGATGACCTTGCCCATTTTGGGGTTTATTATGACAAGTGGTATTCAGAACGTTCGCTAATGGAAAGCGGCAAGGTAGAAGAGGTAATCAATCGTCTGAAGGATGCCGGGTATCTTTACCTCAAAGATGGTGCCTGGTGGTTTCGGTCAAGTGACTTTGGCGATGAGAAAGATCGGGTGGTGGTGCGCGAAAATGGTCAGATTACTTATTTTGCCTCCGATATCGCCTATCACATAGACAAAATGGCGCGGGGTTTTGAGTGGATTGTCGATATTTGGGGTGCCGATCACCACGGTTATGTACCACGAGTCAAGGCGGCGCTTGCCGCTCTTGGTAATGACGCAGAGAAGCTGCATGTCCTTTTAGTGCAATTCGCCATTCTTTATAAAAATGGCGAAAAAATGCGCATGTCCACTCGTAGCGGTGAATTCGTGACTCTGCGCGAGCTACGCAAGGAAGTCGGCAAGGATGCGGCGCGTTTTTTTTATGTACTCCGTTCTTCGGAGCAACACATGGATTTCGATTTAGATTTGGCCAAATCCCAGTCCAATGATAATCCCGTGTACTATTGCCAATATGCCCATGCTCGGGTGCGAAGCGTTTTTCGGACTTTGACTGAAAAGCGGCTTTCCTGGGAGCGCGCCGCTGCCGTGGCGCACCTGCCACGTCTTACCGAAAACCACGAGCAGGCGTTGATGACAACCCTGTCGCGCTATTCGGAAATGCTGGCAGGGGCGGCGCTTAACCATGCGCCACATTTGCTCGCCAACTATTTACGTGAGCTGGCCACCGACTTTCATACCTATTACAACGCCCACCTTTTCCTCGTGGAGGATGCAGAACTGCGCGCTGCTCGTTTGGCGCTCATCGAAGCTACCCGCCAAGTTCTCTCCAATGGGCTGGAATTGTTGGGAGTCTCTGCTCCCGATACCATGTAATAACCGTCACTAGGCCCATAAGGGTTGACAGCCGGGAAAGACCGGCAACTTCACTTCAACTTCAACAGCAAGAAAAAACAGGAGGCGGCGCTTTCTCCCCCATGGCTCAAGCCAGGGGTTTCCGCGCTGAATTTGGATGACTACCAATCCTCGCAAGCCCTCGCCACCGCCGGATTACAAACCTTCTTTGTCATCCAAAAAACCTAAGCCATCGAAGCCGCATGCGGCTGGCTGGTTTTTGATCATGATTGGCATGTCGATCAGCATGATGGGCGCAGCGGGTTACCAATTCTGGAACCGTCCCCGGCATGTCGATACCGCCATCACTACGGCTACTCCGGCATCCACAGCTCCGTCCAATCAGGAAGCGGGGAAAGCCGGAATCAAGCCATCCACCGATAAGGTACCTGTTCCTACCGGGAAGGAACCAGCGACTGCGAACGCACCCGAGGCCAGGAAGGAAGCGGCTCGTCAGCCAAAGCCACGTCCGGTGATAGAAGGAACCTCCAATACTTCCTTTGATTTCTATAAGCTCCTGCCGGATATGAAAGTGGGGGAAACGCCCGAAATTCCCGGCGATCCCGCTAATAAGCCTGTGGTCAAAGAGGTGTCGGTGCCCAAGCCGGTAGCGAAGGATTCATCCAAGCCGGTCGTCAAAGAGTCACCCAAACCCCCGGTCAAGGAAACCACCACCAGACAGCTATCCCCTCCTACACCCAAGGACTCGGCGAAGAACCCCGCCCGCACGACATCATCCACCACGATCTACATGCTTCAGGCGGGCGCCTTCCGCACTTCCGAGGAAGCCAGCCGTTTACGCGCCAATCTTGCTTTCAAAGGATTGGAATCGACAACCCAAATTGTAGGCGCAGGTACCGCCGAGGTCTGGCACCGAGTTCGCCTGGGTCCCTTCCAGGATTTCAATCAAGCGGCGCGGATTCAACAAAATTTACGCGAGGAGCATATACCCGTTATATTAAGTCGAGAATACCGGAATTGATGGTGATTGTGGCTATCGGCAACTCAAACCAACAATCCAGGCAGTCGATTTAATTAATTCCCTGAAAATTAATACGACTGGGTTTATGGGTGACTGTACAAACGGAAGAATAATGAAAAATAGGATGGCAAGATAATGCCATCCACCGATTAAACGCGATAATGTGTGAGTAATTTGAGAAAACAGTTGACCGACGGTCATAACAATTCCTATTTAGGGTTATTTCAGGTTTAGGGATAGGTGAAATTTATGGCGGAAAAACGACATTCCCAAATGAATGATGAGGATTCGATCCTTCAGGAGGATCGACCAAAATTTAAGCGCCCACCGATGTATGCGGTTTTTTTGCTGAATGATGACTATACCCCGATGGATTTCGTAGTTAAGGTTCTGGAACAATTTTTCGGGATGAATCACCGCAAAGCAGTACAGGTGATGTTACAAGTTCATGCTCATGGCCAAGGAATGTGCGGGACATTTTCTCATGAAGTGGCTGAAACCAAAGTAGCCCAGGTCAACGAATATTCACGGAAAAATCAGCATCCATTGCGGTGTGTGATGGAAAAATCCTGATACGTCCAGATCCAAAGAAGGTTTTGAAAAATGCTCAATAAAGATCTCGATCACACCTTGAATCAGACCTTCCGCGAGGCGCGGGAGAAGATGCATGAATTCATGACCGTGGAACATCTTTTACTGGGGCTGATCGACAACCCAGAAGCAGCTAAGGTGTTACGGGCCTGCGCCGCCAACCTGGAAGTGCTGCGTCGAGATCTGACTATTTTCCTGGATGAAACCACGCCGCTGCTATACAAAACTAATGGACGCGAGACGCAACCAACTTTGGGTTTTCAACGCGTATTGCAACGCGCTGTGTTTCATGTCCAGTCCGCAGGGAAGCGAGAAGTGACCGGAGCCAACGTGCTGGTAGCGATCTTCGGCGAAAATGACTCTCAAGCAATCTATTTTTTAAGCAAGCAAAATATTACCAGACTAGATGTAGTTAATTATGTTTCTCATGGAATTTCTAAGCTTGAGGGAGATAACGACGGGGATGTTTCTCAGGCGAATGCTGAAGAGGGCGGAAACGAAAATTCTGGGCGTAGTCCGCTGGAGGTTTTCGCCACTAATCTTAATCAACTTGCGAGTAAGGGCAAGATTGATCCCTTAATTGGGCGTGAAGTTGAGATTGAACGTACTCTTCAGATTTTGTGTCGGCGGCGCAAAAATAATCCTCTTTTCGTGGGTGAGGCTGGAGTGGGTAAAACCGCGATTGCCGAGGGACTGGCCAAAATGATCGCGGATGAAAAAGTGCCCAAGGTGCTCGCCAAGAGCACCATTCATGCCCTGGATCTCGGCACATTGCTGGCGGGTACCAAATATCGCGGTGATTTTGAGAAGCGTCTCAAGGCGGTACTCATGCAAATCAAGCGTGAAGCGGGAGCCATCCTGTTCATTGACGAAATCCACACCATTATTGGCGCGGGCGCTGCCTCTGGCGGGGTGATGGATGCCTCCAATCTGATTAAACCCATGCTTGCTTCTGGTGAATTGAAGTGTATCGGTTCGACTACCTATCAGGAATATCGTGGCATTTTCGAGAAGGATCGAGCACTTGCGCGCCGTTTCCAGAAGATTGATGTTGGCGAGCCAAGCGTGGAAGAGACGGTACGTATCCTGGAAGGACTTAAAACCCGTTTCGAGGAATATCACGGAATACGTTACATGCGCTCCGCGCTGCGCGGCGCGGCGGAGTTATCGGCACGGTACATTACCGACCGGCATCTTCCCGACAAGGCGATTGATGTCATCGACGAGGCTGGAGCGAGTCAGCGTCTGCTTCCCCTGTGGAAACGCAAAAAAGTGATTGGCCCGCAGGACGTGGAATCCATTATCGCCAAAATCGCACGCATTCCACCCAAGACGGTGTCTAGCTCGGATCGTGAACATTTGCGCACCCTGCAATCAGATCTTCACCGGGTCATTTTCGGTCAGGACGAAGCGATTGATACGCTCGTAGCCGCGATTAAAATGTCGCGATCTGGTTTGAGCAATCCCATCAAACCCATCGGTTGCTTTCTGTTCGCCGGTCCCACGGGAGTTGGCAAGACCGAGGTTACCCGCCAGCTTGCGCTCATCATGGGAATTGAATTAGTGCGTTTTGATATGTCCGAGTACATGGAACGCCATACCATTTCCCGGCTGATCGGTGCTCCTCCTGGTTATGTCGGCTTCGATCAGGGTGGCCTGCTCACCGACGCCATCATCAAGCATCCCCACGCAGTGCTGCTACTTGATGAAATCGAAAAGGCGCACCCGGATGTCTTTAATCTGCTGCTTCAGGTGATGGATCACGGCACGCTCACCGACAACAACGGACGCAAGACTGATTTCCGTAATGTGATTATCGTAATGACCACCAACGCTGGTGCTGATCAGATGAGCCGTTCTTCGATTGGTTTTACTCACCAAAACCATGACGCCGATGGCATAGAGGTGATTAAGCGAACTTTTAGCCCGGAGTTTCGTAATCGCTTGGACGCAACCATTCAATTCAAATCGCTGAATTCCGCTACTATCGCCCATGTAGTCGATAAATTCATCATGGAACTGGAAGGACAGCTTCAAGATAAAGGCGTCACCATCGAGATCGGTGAAGCTGCACGTCATTGGCTGGCGGAGAACGGTTACGATCCGACGATGGGCGCACGACCAATGGCACGTCTAATTCACGAGCGAATTAAAAAACCACTGGCGGAGGAGCTGCTGTTTGGGAGCTTGGTGAATGGTGGGCAAGTACATGTAGACGCGAAGGAAGGCCAATTACATTTTGTTTTCAATAAAAAAGCGAATATGGCTCTTCAGGTGCTGGAAAACTAAACAAGCGGCGCTATTTAGATACGGACAGGCATCCTCTGCCTGTCCGCTACAACGAGAATTAAATCATTATAAATCAGGAACTATGCGTTATCCTTCCACCACGATCCTACGCGGCTGAATGCGTTCATGCTTGGGTATGGTTATTTCCAGTACACCATTAGAGCCGCGCGCAGAAATGCGCTCGGAGTCAGCGGTGTCTGGAAGCACGAAACGGCGATGGAATATACCCCGTGGCCGTTCAATTCGCTTGAGGGCATTATTTTCCTCAATCGTGATCCGACGGTCGCCGCGAATGCTGAGTATGCCTTTTTCCATAGTGATATCGATATCCTTCGGGTCTACTCCAGGGATATCGGCGAGCAGAATAAAACGATTGCGCTCTTCGTGAATATCCACTGCGGGAGTCCATTCAGCGGTGGCGACGCTGCCATTTTCCGCTTCGGGAGTAGCCGTGCGTTCAAAAAGCCGGTTCATTTCCTCTTGAAGCTGGTTAAGGGTGAACCAGGGATGCTGACGGACAATTGCCATGGTAACCTCCTAACGTACTATTTTGTTGGTAATGTTTTAATCCGCATCCGACCTCATCTGCCGAATGACAAAGCCATCAACATCAATTGACATTAACCCTTGCCGCGTTTTTATCCGCATTCGCAACATGTCCACAGCAGACACATTGAAAACGAGATTGGGTTTTGCGCAGTGCGCTATCCCTCCCCATCATAAATGTCGGGGCTTCTCGCGCAATTCGGGTGAATGGATGTTCGGGATGACTTCATAGAAACCAAAATGGGGGCACCATTGCAAGTTTCAAGAGCCACTACTAAGTAACTTATAGCGTTAGGAGTTACGCAGTTAAATTTGTAACTCTATACAGGATTGAGTTTTTTCTGTCATTCTGCGCGGAGGTCGCGTTAGCGACCGGAGTCGCAGAATACATATGAAGTTTGAAGCAGTTAAATCGCCGTTATGGATCGGTATTCCTGTCCGAGCAAGGCATACTGTTTTACACGATGATCGAACTCTGCCCGATCATCAGGAGTTAAATCACGCAAAAATCTAGCGGGCATTCCCGCCCATAATTGCCCCGAGGGAAGGATTTTGCGTGGAGATAACAAGGCACCCGCAGCGAGCATGGCATAGCTCTCGACGCGTGCCCCATCCAGTACCGTGGACTTCATGCCGATGAAAGCATGATCGTCCACTTGACATTCGTGTAGCAAGGCACAATGCCCAATTGTCACGTCATTGCCGATATGGGTTCCTTGCCCCAACGAGGCAACATGAATTACCGTGCCATCCTGAATATTGGCGCGCGCCCCGATACGAATAATATTCACATCGCCCCGAATCACGCAGCCAAACCAAATCGAGCTTTCCGGTCCGATGACCACGTCGCCAATTACCACTGCGCCGGGGGCGAGAAAGGCTGTGGTGTCGATGCGCGGTAGAATGCCACGATAGGGCAGAATAATGGGAACAAGGGTAGACATCGTGTTTTTTTTTGATTATTTCTTGTTCGAGGGCAACTTATGAATAGACGCACTCTTGTTGCCGGATAGCAAGCCTGGAAACCGTCATCAGTGTCTCCGAGAAACCTCGTCCTTTAGGGTGGACGGTTTTAACGGAACCTTTCGGCCCGCTCCCCTCGCCAATGTTGCAATGCAGCTTTTAGTTTTTGCGAACTTTGCAGCAGACCGTTTCGTAGTTACCCGCACCGTGTCTGCATCCGCCGCTTTCAGTGCTTGGAGTTGAGGAAGCGCCCCAAGGTGAGCTCCTGCGACTGCGCGCAGGACAAGCTTTTACTTCGTTGCAACGTAGTTCGATTTCTTGAACTAAAGCTGGTCAATCTCGGACTTGTTTTCACAAGTCCCGCCCTTTAGGGCGGGGTGATTGACGGACAATTCTATTTCTTCAAATAGGCTAATACTATTTTAAGGGCTAAAAGGCATCTGCTTCCTAAAATGAGCACATAAGTGTTTATGTACGCAAATTAAAGATAATTCGCTCTCCGTTGATAGGTATTTCGCCTGCAACTGGAGTCCGGGTTGGGCAGTCTCAACCG from Gammaproteobacteria bacterium encodes the following:
- a CDS encoding hypothetical protein (Evidence 5 : Unknown function) — translated: MKHRIDPKIDCVFKALLGSRKNRNLLAHFLNAILAGDLAAPITTVEILNPYNEKEFLDDKLSIVDVKARDERKQIYQIEIQMISHSSLLARILYTWADIYSKQLLSGDDYGLLKPTYSIWLLAENLIATDNDYIHACHLLRDTKGRTLLNHGGIWLLELNKFKASVVKNEQERWLQFFNKAEQFDDDELPDWMTTLEMKQAMTTLRQFSEKERNYHAYQARQNYLREQKTIQREMDEERREKLHALLREQAALKEKEAALERENQALQEKEAAIKEKETAMKEKEAAIKEKETAMKEKEAAMKEKEAAMKEKETALQRENQAMLEKEFALREKETALAEIKRIKARRTR
- a CDS encoding (ribosomal protein S18)-alanine N-acetyltransferase, whose product is MSNHYLIRRARRCDLNELLRLESWFHGDRISRRGFLYLLRHGHADLLVAEGTNTLIGNVVILYRRNSSKAYLYSIVVDQSARGQGIGRALLNAGELAARDYGRTSMVLEVREDNDSAQNLYHRADYHKIGRVLDYYDDGIAALRMSKLISSTLFN
- a CDS encoding methyl-accepting chemotaxis protein, which encodes MFQRIKIGTRLWGGFGLVLILFAVVIGIGVNSMINLDETIDKIVNDRYPKTVLANDVIHQVNFVARKIRNILLMKDHEKEKPELEGIFEARRIISEKLDALEKTVVSEKGKELLSNIRGNRKAYLVLQERFLEMVKDNLWDEGTKLALNDLRSVQETYRKSVEALIAYQGKLMEQEGTNALELEKQSITLVLLLGGVSLALTMGLALWIGLSVTRPLSKTVDLISRIGRGDIPDPVQETWPGEFDVVRESINNAGVSVHTLIADVRTLTQAGAEGNLMVRADASRHQGDYQRIVDGFNATLNAVVAPVTEVMRVMAAVEKGILDQQIASEYQGMLGQLRDSVNNTVAQLGHTIEEVTRTSGELANAASQVEATAQALSQATSEQAASVEETSAAVEEMSASITQNADNALVTNTRAIQAATEASEGGTAVTATVAAMKQIATKIGIIDDIAYQTNLLALNAAIEAARAGEHGKGFAVVAAEVRKLAERSQVAAQEIGELAISSVALAEKAGTLLGQIVPAITTTSDLVQEIAAASKEQSGGVSQINTAMGQLSQLTQTNASSAEQLAATAEELGAQVTQLQDLVGFFQITEQTNVRRGTTTQRAEPNKKAQSHSLRPNVSPRLLARAQGIVKGKPEAKGKSTVTMDNFEEF
- a CDS encoding purine-binding chemotaxis protein CheW, whose translation is MHHLTKSGSSLPTKGGTLATQAAAFAVEIQQYLSFVVAGETYAIGILDVKEILEYVGVGRVPMMPPTIRGIINLRGKVVPVIDLGVRFGGMPTEPSRRTCIVIVEVETNGERHDMGVMVDAVNEVLDISSENIEPPPTFGTTIRTDFIRGMGRVGERFVILLDVKMVLSVEELSQIHALMSAH
- the argS gene encoding Arginine--tRNA ligase, giving the protein MKHFLENLLTVALAQLRIEGWLPPPGDDTHTVVVERTRDRVHGDFASNLALTLAKQAKRKPRELADALRARLPSDPRLDRVEVAGPGFLNFFLTSRAYQDVVAHILEEGKNFGRLNLGAGRLAQVEFVSANPTGPLHVGHGRGAAYGAAVADLLAAVGFRVQREYYVNDAGRQMDILAISVWLRYLELCGETLRFPSNGYQGNYVWDIAATLHRTHGEDLRIAAEVVFTGVPEDAANAEERAAGIGPNGDMETHVDGLISRAKHLLGDKIYRMLFDLGLNTILNDIRDDLAHFGVYYDKWYSERSLMESGKVEEVINRLKDAGYLYLKDGAWWFRSSDFGDEKDRVVVRENGQITYFASDIAYHIDKMARGFEWIVDIWGADHHGYVPRVKAALAALGNDAEKLHVLLVQFAILYKNGEKMRMSTRSGEFVTLRELRKEVGKDAARFFYVLRSSEQHMDFDLDLAKSQSNDNPVYYCQYAHARVRSVFRTLTEKRLSWERAAAVAHLPRLTENHEQALMTTLSRYSEMLAGAALNHAPHLLANYLRELATDFHTYYNAHLFLVEDAELRAARLALIEATRQVLSNGLELLGVSAPDTM
- a CDS encoding hypothetical protein (Evidence 5 : Unknown function); protein product: MTAGKDRQLHFNFNSKKKQEAALSPPWLKPGVSALNLDDYQSSQALATAGLQTFFVIQKT
- a CDS encoding putative SPOR domain-containing protein (Evidence 3 : Putative function from multiple computational evidences); amino-acid sequence: MTTNPRKPSPPPDYKPSLSSKKPKPSKPHAAGWFLIMIGMSISMMGAAGYQFWNRPRHVDTAITTATPASTAPSNQEAGKAGIKPSTDKVPVPTGKEPATANAPEARKEAARQPKPRPVIEGTSNTSFDFYKLLPDMKVGETPEIPGDPANKPVVKEVSVPKPVAKDSSKPVVKESPKPPVKETTTRQLSPPTPKDSAKNPARTTSSTTIYMLQAGAFRTSEEASRLRANLAFKGLESTTQIVGAGTAEVWHRVRLGPFQDFNQAARIQQNLREEHIPVILSREYRN
- the clpS gene encoding specificity factor for ClpA-ClpP chaperone-protease complex, producing MAEKRHSQMNDEDSILQEDRPKFKRPPMYAVFLLNDDYTPMDFVVKVLEQFFGMNHRKAVQVMLQVHAHGQGMCGTFSHEVAETKVAQVNEYSRKNQHPLRCVMEKS